One window of Medicago truncatula cultivar Jemalong A17 chromosome 2, MtrunA17r5.0-ANR, whole genome shotgun sequence genomic DNA carries:
- the LOC11413897 gene encoding F-box protein At5g49610, whose amino-acid sequence MDKSGDGIFPDEVVMQILARLPVKSLFRSKTVCKLWYRLTLDKYFIQLYNDVSRKNPMILVEISDSLLESKSSLICVDNLRGVFEFSLNFLNDRVKVRASCNGLLCCSSIPDMGVYYVCNPVTREFRLLPKSRERPVTRFYPDGEATLVGLACDSAFQKFNVVLAGSHRTFGHRPDGKFICLVFDSELNKWRKLISFQDEHFTHMNKNQVVFVNNALHWLTVSSSYILVLDLSCDIWRKMSLPYDPIYGAGNRTYLLELDGCLSVIQISEAWMVIWVLKDYWKDEWCIVDKVSLRCIRGMVPGIFPISQTTEYVFLATHKQVLVYQRRSQVWKEMYSVKYSSTLPLWFSAHAYRSTMFSCN is encoded by the coding sequence ATGGATAAATCAGGAGATGGGATTTTTCCAGATGAGGTTGTGATGCAGATTCTTGCAAGATTACCTGTGAAATCGCTTTTCAGAAGCAAAACTGTGTGCAAATTATGGTATAGGTTGACTTTGGATAagtattttattcaattatacAATGATGTTTCTAGGAAGAATCCTATGATTCTTGTTGAGATTTCAGATTCATTGTTAGAATCCAAATCTAGTTTGATTTGTGTTGATAATTTAAGGGGTGTTTTCGAATTTTCGCTGAATTTTTTGAATGATAGAGTTAAGGTTCGCGCGTCTTGTAATGGATTGTTGTGTTGTTCTAGTATTCCGGATATGGGGGTTTATTATGTTTGCAATCCGGTTACGCGTGAGTTTAGGTTGCTTCCTAAGAGTAGGGAGAGGCCCGTGACTCGGTTTTATCCTGATGGTGAAGCTACTTTGGTTGGTTTGGCTTGTGATTCGGCGTTTCAGAAGTTCAATGTTGTTCTTGCGGGTAGTCATAGGACGTTTGGTCATAGGCCGGATGGGAAGTTTATATGTTTAGTGTTTGATTCAGAGTTGAATAAATGGAGGAAGTTGATTTCTTTTCAGGATGAGCATTTTACTCATATGAATAAAAATCAAGTTGTTTTTGTCAATAATGCTTTGCATTGGTTGACCGTTAGCTCGAGTTATATACTCGTGCTTGATTTGAGTTGTGATATTTGGAGGAAGATGTCATTGCCGTATGACCCGATTTATGGAGCGGGAAACAGGACTTATCTGTTGGAATTAGATGGTTGTCTTTCTGTGATTCAGATCTCGGAAGCGTGGATGGTTATATGGGTGCTGAAAGATTACTGGAAAGATGAATGGTGCATTGTGGATAAGGTGAGTCTGAGGTGTATCAGAGGAATGGTGCCAGGCATTTTCCCGATCAGTCAGACAACTGAATATGTTTTCTTGGCAACTCATAAGCAGGTTTTGGTGTATCAACGCAGGAGTCAAGTTTGGAAAGAAATGTATTCTGTGAAGTATAGCTCAACACTTCCGTTATGGTTTTCAGCGCATGCGTATCGCAGCACAATGTTCTCGTGTAACTGA
- the LOC11420014 gene encoding protein AGENET DOMAIN (AGD)-CONTAINING P1 isoform X1: MHSTQRRPNKQLKEKEDYIDVVGDAVHACWVPPLLQPQLILQDKPPQEIKKEPKVKIKFKFTGKPKNEPKFRKGEIVEVSSDEEGYQGAWFVATIIDTLGNEKFLVEHRDLLMNDGGIEVLKEEIETKFIRPCPPHVPMFGSFKRLQEVDAWYNDGWWEGMVVELVNSEECYVRFRNNEVLKFESSKLRPHQDWIDGKWIMSSKESSERVKKFGDVIHETENLGGTKLILKGPIPSESAKHNRDMISTVHNGSKFDLHFYKGTNVEVKSDEQGYEGSWYPATVVDLYQNGKYLVEYSTLKTDDLTQQLKEVVDVSDIRPRPPDIDHFCRYVRQEWVDAWYNDGWWEGVVSNVGHGLNGFKYQVYFWTSNEVLEFEHNHLRPHQYWIDGRWVLASLG, translated from the exons ATGCATTCAACACAAAGAAGACCCAATAAACAGTTAAAGGAAAAGGAGGACTacattgatgttgttggtgacgCTGTTCATGCTTGTTGGGTCCCACCTCTCCTTCAACCACAg ctcaTTTTACAGGATAAACCACCACAAGAGATAAAGAAAGAGCCTAAagttaaaatcaaattcaaatttacaGGGAAGCCAAAAAATGAGCCAAAGTTTAGAAAGGGGGAAATAGTTGAGGTTAGCAGCGACGAAGAAGGTTATCAAGGTGCTTGGTTTGTTGCTACTATTATTGACACATTAGGAAATGAAAAGTTTTTAGTTGAACATAGAGATTTGTTGATGAATGATGGTGGCATTGAAGTTCTGAAAGAAGAAATTGAAACTAAGTTTATTAGGCCTTGTCCTCCTCATGTTCCAATGTTTGGTTCTTTCAAAAGGTTACAAGAAGTTGATGCATGGTATAATGATGGATGGTGGGAAGGCATGGTTGTTGAATTGGTGAATAGCGAAGAGTGTTACGTTCGTTTTAGGAACAATGaagtattaaaatttgaatcttCGAAGTTAAGGCCGCATCAGGATTGGATTGATGGAAAATGGATTATGTCTTCCAAG GAGTCAAGTGAGCGAGTGAAGAAATTTGGAGATGTGATCCATGAAACCGAAAATCTAGGtggaacaaaattaattttgaaaggtCCAATTCCTAGTGAGAGTGCAAAGCATAATAGAGATATGATAAGTACTGTACATAATGGAAGCAAATTTGATTTACATTTCTATAAAGGGACAAATGTAGAAGTTAAAAGTGATGAACAAGGCTATGAAGGTTCATGGTATCCTGCAACTGTTGTTGATTTATATCAAAATGGAAAGTACTTGGTGGAGTATTCAACCTTGAAAACAGATGACTTAACTCAACAGCTGAAAGAAGTGGTAGATGTTTCGGATATCAGACCGCGTCCACCAGATATCGATCATTTTTGTCGATATGTGAGGCAGGAATGGGTTGATGCTTGGTATAATGATGGATGGTGGGAAGGTGTAGTATCTAATGTTGGTCATGGTTTAAATGGATTCAAGTATCAGGTTTACTTTTGGACTTCAAATGAGGTGCTGGAATTTGAACATAATCATCTGAGGCCTCATCAATATTGGATTGATGGAAGATGGGTGCTTGCTTCTTTG GGTTGA
- the LOC11420014 gene encoding protein AGENET DOMAIN (AGD)-CONTAINING P1 isoform X2: MHSTQRRPNKQLKEKEDYIDVVGDAVHACWVPPLLQPQDKPPQEIKKEPKVKIKFKFTGKPKNEPKFRKGEIVEVSSDEEGYQGAWFVATIIDTLGNEKFLVEHRDLLMNDGGIEVLKEEIETKFIRPCPPHVPMFGSFKRLQEVDAWYNDGWWEGMVVELVNSEECYVRFRNNEVLKFESSKLRPHQDWIDGKWIMSSKESSERVKKFGDVIHETENLGGTKLILKGPIPSESAKHNRDMISTVHNGSKFDLHFYKGTNVEVKSDEQGYEGSWYPATVVDLYQNGKYLVEYSTLKTDDLTQQLKEVVDVSDIRPRPPDIDHFCRYVRQEWVDAWYNDGWWEGVVSNVGHGLNGFKYQVYFWTSNEVLEFEHNHLRPHQYWIDGRWVLASLG; the protein is encoded by the exons ATGCATTCAACACAAAGAAGACCCAATAAACAGTTAAAGGAAAAGGAGGACTacattgatgttgttggtgacgCTGTTCATGCTTGTTGGGTCCCACCTCTCCTTCAACCACAg GATAAACCACCACAAGAGATAAAGAAAGAGCCTAAagttaaaatcaaattcaaatttacaGGGAAGCCAAAAAATGAGCCAAAGTTTAGAAAGGGGGAAATAGTTGAGGTTAGCAGCGACGAAGAAGGTTATCAAGGTGCTTGGTTTGTTGCTACTATTATTGACACATTAGGAAATGAAAAGTTTTTAGTTGAACATAGAGATTTGTTGATGAATGATGGTGGCATTGAAGTTCTGAAAGAAGAAATTGAAACTAAGTTTATTAGGCCTTGTCCTCCTCATGTTCCAATGTTTGGTTCTTTCAAAAGGTTACAAGAAGTTGATGCATGGTATAATGATGGATGGTGGGAAGGCATGGTTGTTGAATTGGTGAATAGCGAAGAGTGTTACGTTCGTTTTAGGAACAATGaagtattaaaatttgaatcttCGAAGTTAAGGCCGCATCAGGATTGGATTGATGGAAAATGGATTATGTCTTCCAAG GAGTCAAGTGAGCGAGTGAAGAAATTTGGAGATGTGATCCATGAAACCGAAAATCTAGGtggaacaaaattaattttgaaaggtCCAATTCCTAGTGAGAGTGCAAAGCATAATAGAGATATGATAAGTACTGTACATAATGGAAGCAAATTTGATTTACATTTCTATAAAGGGACAAATGTAGAAGTTAAAAGTGATGAACAAGGCTATGAAGGTTCATGGTATCCTGCAACTGTTGTTGATTTATATCAAAATGGAAAGTACTTGGTGGAGTATTCAACCTTGAAAACAGATGACTTAACTCAACAGCTGAAAGAAGTGGTAGATGTTTCGGATATCAGACCGCGTCCACCAGATATCGATCATTTTTGTCGATATGTGAGGCAGGAATGGGTTGATGCTTGGTATAATGATGGATGGTGGGAAGGTGTAGTATCTAATGTTGGTCATGGTTTAAATGGATTCAAGTATCAGGTTTACTTTTGGACTTCAAATGAGGTGCTGGAATTTGAACATAATCATCTGAGGCCTCATCAATATTGGATTGATGGAAGATGGGTGCTTGCTTCTTTG GGTTGA